In the Quercus lobata isolate SW786 chromosome 5, ValleyOak3.0 Primary Assembly, whole genome shotgun sequence genome, one interval contains:
- the LOC115991512 gene encoding UDP-arabinose 4-epimerase 1-like: MLNFGRGRTQTRSTRSMSLGGMDYPDPKKKSSFVGKILLAAGLTALCILMLKQSPSFNSPSPFSHQEDGVTHVLVTGGAGYIGSHATLRLLKDKYRVTIVDNLSRGNLGAVRVLQELFPEPGRLQFIYADLGDAKAVNKIFSENAFDAVMHFAAVAYVGESTLFPLKYYHNITSNTLVVLEAMAAHGVKKLIYSSTCATYGEPEKMPITEVTPQAPINPYGKAKKMAEDIILDYSKNSNMAVMILRYFNVIGSDPEGRLGEAPKPELREHGRISGACFDAASGIMPGLKVKGTDYDTPDGTCVRDYIDVTDLVDAHVKALEKAEPKKVGIYNVGTGKGRSVKEFVEACKQATGKPINVDYLPRRPGDYAKVYSDPSKIMRELNWTARYTDLKESLQTAWRWQQSHHGGYENI; this comes from the exons atgctaaattttgGCAGGGGAAGAACTCAAACAAGGTCCACTCGATCTATGTCACTTGGAG GCATGGATTACCCAGACCCGAAAAAGAAGAGCAGCTTTGTTGGCAAAATTCTTTTGGCTGCTGGCCTCACAGCATTATGCATTCTTATGCTCAAGCAATCTCCAAGTTTTAATTCTCCAAGCCCG TTCTCCCATCAGGAAGACGGGGTAACGCATGTCCTAGTAACGGGAGGTGCTGGCTACATTGGTTCACATGCTACCTTACGACTTCTGAAGGACAAATACCGTGTAACTATAGTG GACAACCTCTCACGGGGAAACCTGGGTGCTGTGAGGGTTCTCCAAGAATTGTTTCCAGAACCTGGAAGACTTCAGTTTATTTACGCTGACTTGGGTGATGCAAAAGCT GTTAATAAAATATTCTCAGAGAATGCGTTTGATGCTGTTATGCATTTTGCAGCTGTAGCATATGTTGGGGAAAGCACCCTTTTCCCACTTAA GTATTATCATAATATTACATCAAATACTTTGGTAGTATTAGAGGCCATGGCAGCACATGGTGTGAAGAAATTGATATATTCTAGTACATGTGCAACATATGGGGAACCTGAAAAGATGCCTATTACAGAAGTAACTCCTCAG GCCCCCATTAATCCATATGGAAAAGCTAAAAAAATGGCAGAAGATATCATCTTGGattattctaaaaattcaaacatGGCAGTCATGATCCTAAG ATACTTCAATGTGATTGGGTCAGATCCAGAGGGCAGATTAGGTGAAGCTCCAAAACCTGAACTACGTGAACATGGACGAATCTCTGGTGCTTGTTTTGATGCAGCTAGTGGTATTATGCCTGGACTGAAG GTTAAAGGAACAGACTATGATACACCTGATGGCACTTGTGTACGCGATTATATTGATGTCACTGACCTGGTTGATGCTCATGTGAAAGCTCTTGAAAAGGCTGAGCCCAAAAAGGTTGGAATCTACAATGTTGGCACTGGAAAAG GTAGATCGGTAAAAGAGTTTGTGGAGGCATGTAAGCAGGCTACAGGAAAGCCAATCAATGTTGATTACCTACCCCGCCGGCCTGGTGACTATGCTAAAGTGTATAGCGACCCATCTAAGATCATGCGTGAACTGAACTGGACAGCACGATATACTGATCTTAAAGAGAGTTTGCAGACTGCATGGAGATGGCAGCAGTCGCACCATGGTGGGTATGAAAATATTTAA
- the LOC115992605 gene encoding coatomer subunit epsilon-1-like, with product MAAAPDHLFNLRNNFYLGAFQAAINNSDVPNLSPDDAVERDSLVYRSYIALGSYQLVVHEIDASAPTPLQAVKLLALYLSSPENKESTISSLKEWLADPAIGSNPILRLIAGIVFTHEQDYNEALKHTNAGGTMELHALNVQIFLKMHRSDYAERQLRAMQQIEEDHTLTQLANAWLNLAVGGSKIQEAYLIFQDFSEKYQMTSLILNGKAVCCMHMGNFDEAETLLLEALNKDAKDPETLANLVVCCLHLGKASSRFLSQLKLSHPDHVLVKRASTAEESFDRAVQSVA from the exons atggcagcgGCACCAGACCACTTGTTCAACCTTCGAAACAACTTCTACCTGGGAGCTTTCCAGGCAGCCATCAACAACAGCGACGTTCCAAACCTCTCCCCAGACGACGCCGTCGAGCGCGACTCCCTCGTCTACCGCTCCTACATCGCCCTCGGCAGCTACCAGCTCGTCGTTCACGAGATCGACGCTTCTGCTCCCACTCCTCTTCAGGCCGTCAAATTGCTCGCGCTCTACCTCTCTTCCCCCGAAAACAAG GAGTCGACGATCTCGAGTTTGAAGGAGTGGTTGGCGGATCCGGCGATCGGGAGCAACCCCATTCTGAGATTGATTGCTGGGATCGTGTTTACGCATGAGCAGGATTACAATGAGGCTCTTAAGCACACCAACGCTGGTGGCACTATGGAACT GCATGCCTTGAATGTCCAGATTTTCCTTAAAATGCATAGGTCAGATTATGCTGAGAGACAGCTTAGGGCCATGCAGCAGATTGAGGAGGACCACACACTAACTCAACTTGCTAATGCATGGTTAAATTTGGCAGTG GGTGGTTCCAAGATACAGGAAGCATATCTCATCTTCCAAGATTTCTCTGAGAAGTATCAGATGACAAGTTTGATCCTGAATGGGAAGGCTGTTTGCTGCATGCACATGGGAAACTTTGATGAAGCTGAAACTCTGCTGCTTGAAGCACTAAACAAG GATGCAAAGGATCCAGAAACTCTAGCCAATCTGGTTGTATGCTGTCTTCATCTTGGTAAAGCTTCTTCCCGGTTTCTCAG CCAGTTGAAACTTTCACACCCAGACCATGTGCTTGTCAAACGTGCGTCAACCGCAGAGGAGAGCTTTGACCGGGCTGTTCAATCAGTTGCTTGA
- the LOC115990949 gene encoding uncharacterized protein LOC115990949, with translation MSVSRYPAEESSSMPKRAKMGIPLVLGFSDEEKVGTIQPHDDALVVTLKIGEYDVKRVMIDQGSATDIMYLDLYRGLNLKYENLTAYSSPLVSFEGKMVVSKGQIRLPMQTITDVVEVDFIVMDVFSPYTAIMGRPWLHTLGTVSSTLH, from the coding sequence ATGTCGGTATCCCGTTATCCAGCTGAGGAGTCTAGTTCAATGCCTAAGAGAGCCAAGATGGGCATCCCGTTAGTGTTAGGTTTTTCAGATGAGGAAAAagttggaaccatacagccccatgatgatgctctaGTGGTTACGCTCAAAATTGGTGAGTACGATGTGAAAAGGGTGATGATCGACCAAGGCAGCGCTACTGACATAATGTACCTTGACTTGTATAGGGGGCTAAAtttgaaatatgaaaacttGACAGCTTATAGTTCTCCTCTGGTGAGTTTTGAGGGTAAAATGGTTGTCTCGAAAGGTCAGATCAGATTACCTATGCAGACCATCACGGATGTGGTGGAAGTGGACTTCATTGTCATGGATGTTTTCTCTCCCTACACGGCCATTATGGGCAGACCCTGGCTTCATACCCTAGGGACCGTCTCTTCTACTCTTCACTAG